In one Pseudomonadota bacterium genomic region, the following are encoded:
- a CDS encoding 3-keto-5-aminohexanoate cleavage protein — translation MSERKLVVTCALTGVLTDPARHPVPVSAEEMARSAREAYDAGASVMHLHF, via the coding sequence ATGAGCGAGCGCAAGCTCGTCGTCACGTGCGCGCTGACCGGGGTCCTGACCGATCCGGCACGCCATCCCGTGCCCGTGAGTGCCGAGGAGATGGCCAGGTCGGCCCGCGAGGCCTACGACGCGGGCGCCAGCGTCATGCACCTGCATTTCC